The sequence below is a genomic window from Deltaproteobacteria bacterium GWC2_55_46.
CTCCTCTCGTGGCTCATCGGGCGGCCCCAAAATACTTGACAAGAGGTTTAAAAACGAATATTATCATCTTTTCTTCAAGCCGGCTCATGGACAGAGTTTGCCTGGCACAAGAGCGAACATTAACAGATTTGCGCCTTAAAAGGTAGCAGAAATTAAGAGGAAAGAGCTTACAGGAGGGTATTTTGGCTAACCACGCGTCAGCAATAAAAAGGCACAAGCAGAGCGAAAAGAGGAGGGAGAGGAACACCTCCGTTAAATCTACCGTAAGGACGGCTGTCAAGAAGGTAAAGGACGCGGTAGCCGCGGGCAAGGCGGACGAGGCAAAGACAAGCCTCAGCAATGCCGTCTCCGAGCTTGGCAAGGCCGCCTCGAAGGGCGTTATCCACAGGAACAACGCATCAAGAAAGGCCGCCCGCCTCTCGAAGTTAGTGAACGAAAAGGCGAAGTAAGGCCTTAACAGATATCCAAACCAAAGCCCCCGGAAAACCTGGGGGCTTTTTTTATTTGGGGGTTGGAAGCATCTTTCCAACGATATGTCGATGAAGGTGTATATCCGTCCGATTGTGGCGGAGTTTGAGGGCATAGGGGCAGAGTAAAGAAATGAAAATGGTGATGGGCCGAGCCCACCCGCTGTCAAATCCCGTTTTTCCTTACATTCACATCAATGCGATTGCCAGGATATAGAGAATGTTCCCGACCGCGAGCATGAGACAGGTGGTGCCTAAACCCTTATGCGTCTGCCTGGTCTTGAGGAAGAGGATGAAAAACACGGCTGCCCCCGCAAGGTTCCAGACGAATGAGCCTGTTGACATAGGATACTCCCTGTGAAACTAAATGGTGCGCATGGCGCACCCTACTAGACTGCGATATTGCATATGCCTTCTATTTATTGTTGGGTTACGCTTCGCTAACCCAACCTACCCGGCTGACAAGGCAGATGGACAGTTTCCTTGCATGAACGTATTACTTCCCGCAAAGCTCCATGATGACCCTCGGAAGCACCGTCGCAACGGGCGCCCTGCCGGTCTTCAGGTCGGTGTCGGCCGCAAGGAGCTTTAAGATGGCGGAGGCAAGCTCGGTTTCACCAAAGAGCTTGCTCCTCCTTATGTAGTCGCTCGCGTATTTGGGGAACAGGCCCGTAAGCCCGCCGATCCTCTCTACCGGCGTGCCCTTCTTAAGGAGGGCCTTTATCTTAAGGAGCGTCCTCATCTGGCGGGCTATGGCCCCGAGCACCTTTATGGGTTCCTCATCCGAGAGCTTCTCGTATACGCGGAAGGCCTCTTTGACGTCCTTTTTCCCTATGGCGTCGGAGAGGTTGAAGATCGACTCTTCCCTGCACTCAAGGCCCGATTCCGCGACATCGTTCTCGTCGATCGCTCTTTTCTCACCGGCGAAAAGGACTATCTTGTCGAGCTCGCCCTTTATATCACGGAGCCTTGTCCCGGATATCTCAAGAAGGCTCCTGGCGGCCGCATCCGCGATCGTCTTGCCCTGCCTCACGGCCTCTTCCTTTATCCATCTGAGAAGCTCTGTATCGCTCAGGCGGTTTAATGCCTTTGTATGGCCCCCGGCCTCAAGGGCCTTCACAAGGGCAGAGCCCTTATCAAGCTTCGCGGCGTTTGAGATGAATACAAGGCAGGTAGTCGGGGACGGGTCAGCTACGTACTCAGCGAGCTCTTTTTCCTGGGCGGCCTTTATGCCCTCGGCCCCTTTGACTGCTATGAGCCGCCATTCGGCAAAGGCCGGCATGGTCTGGGCGGTCGAGACCAGGTCAGAGGAGGCAAGCCCCTTGCCCTCGTAGACATGGTAGTTCATCGAGGCGAAGCCGCCCGTGAGCGCCTCGCTCTTTATCTTGAGAAAGGCTTCCTCTACGAGGTAGTCGTCCGTTCCATAGAGGTAATATAACGGTTTCAAGGCCACCTCAGAAGCCCTCCATCATGCGCTCCTTGACGAGCCTCGCCGTGTCCCTGGAGAGCTTTCGGAGCGCGTCGGCTTCCCTGTCCTTTGTGGCAGCGACGTCGTCTATGTTCACTGCAAAGTCCTCATAGTCGGTAACGCTCCTGTCCTGCCAGATAACAGCGCCGGTATTCTCGTTAAGTATTCGAAGCGACATGGTGACCGTAAGCCTGTACTCCTGGTTTACGTCGCTCTTGGTAAAGGAGACGGGCGTAAGGCTGTAGGCAGTGATGACCCCTTCCATTACAAACGGCGCGTCACCTGCAACGCTTACGGTCGTCACAAATTCGCTCACGAAGGCCGATGTGACAGCGGACTCTATATCGGGCTTGATGGTCTTGTTGGTGAATACCGGTATGGCAAGGGTCTCCACCCCGCCCGGCATCTGCCCCGCCTTTCCGGCGACGTGGTAGCCGCAGCCTGCAAAGAGCAAAAGAACGAGTATATACAAAAAGCGCGGCTTCAAGCGACCACCATATTCACTATCTTATCCTGGACGTAGACAAACTTCCTTATATCTTTGCCTGTGATTATCTCTTTTATCTTCTCGTCGTTCATCACGATCCGCTTTACCTCTGCCTCCGCTGCCCCTGCGGGGACCTTTAGCCTGCTCCTTACCTTGCCGTTCACCTGTACCGGTATCTCGATCTCATCTTCCCTTACGGCCTCTTCGCTCCAGGCGGGCCAGCCCGTCCTGTAGACGGGCTTTGTGACCCCGAGCCTCGACCATAGCTCTTCAGAGATGTGGGGGGCAAACGGGGCGAGCAGCAGCACCACCGCTTCTATAGCTTCCTTGAAGACCCTTGCCTCGGCCGTACCATGCCCCTTGCCGTCAAGCGTTGACTGGAACTGGTAAAGAGCGTTCACAAGCTCCATTATCGAGCTGATGGCCGTATTGAAATGGAACCTCTCCTCTATATCCTGTGTGACCTTCCTTATCGTCCTGTGGGTGGTGGCGTGAAGCTCTTTAGCCTTTCCTTCAAGCCCTTCGCCAGGCTTCCATGACAGAGCTGAAGTCAGAAGATCGGAGTTCTCGACAACGAGCCGCCAAACCCTGTTCAAAAACCTGTACGAGCCCTCGACACCCTCCTCGCTCCAGTCGAGGTCCTTCTCAGGCGGGGCGGCGAAAAGGGAGAATAGCCTTGTGGTGTCGGCTCCGTACTGGCTTATTATCCTGTCCGGGTCGATGACGTTCTTCTTCGATTTGGACATCTTCTCTACCGCGCCTATTACTACCGGCTTCGAGCAGAGCTTGCATTTGCCCTCTACAACCTCCTCAGGATAGAGGTATCCGTGCTCAGGGCACCTTGTTATCTCCTTACAGACCATGCCCTGGGTAAGGAGGTTCTTGAAGGGCTCGTCCGCCTCATGGAGACCGAGGTCGCGAAGGGCCTTTGTGAAGAACCTCGCGTAAAGGAGGTGGAGGACCGCGTGCTCTATACCCCCGATATACTGGTCTACCGGCATCCAGTAGCCGGCCTCGTCTTTTTTGAAGGGCAGCCCCTTTTCCTGGGGAGAAGAGTACCTTAAAAAGTACCAGGACGAATCGACGAAAGTATCCATGGTGTCTGTTTCGCGCCGTGCGCTTCCCTTGCAGGACGGGCACTCCGTCTTTACAAAACTTTCTGACGAGGCGAGCGGCGAGAGCCCCTTGCCGGTCAGCATTACGTCCTCAGGCAGTATTACCGGAAGGCTCTCGAAAGGCACCGGCACAGTGCCGCATTTATCGCAGTAGATGACCGGTATGGGACAGCCCCAGTACCTCTGCCGCGATATGCCCCAGTCGCGGAGCCTGTAGGTTGTCGTCCTCTTACCAGCCTTCTTCTCTTCCACAAGGTCGATGATGGCGTCCATGGCCCCGGTGCTTACCGTGCCGTCCACAGGGCCGGAATTGACCATTATGCCAGGCTCTACATAGGCCGCGTCCATCGTAGAGGGGTCGAGCGCCGCGCCAGGAGGGTTTATGACGACCTTTATCGGAAGTCCGTACTTTTTGGCGAACTCGAAGTCCCTCTGGTCATGGGCGGGAACAGCCATGACAGCGCCGGTGCCATATTCCATAAGGACGAAGTTCGCCACATATACGGGGACCTTCTCGCCCGTGAGCGGGTTTACGCAGAAGGCCCCAGTGAACGCGCCATCTTTCACGACCTCTTCCGGGTTCATGCGCAGGTCCCTGGCCTCTGCCCTGGCCCTGGCCACGAACCTCTCCACATCCGCCTTCCTCTCCCCGGTCGTTATCCTCTCTATAGCCGGGTGTCCCGGCGCGAGCGACATGAAGGTAACGCCAAAGAGCGTATCCGGCCTGGTCGTAAAGACCCTTATGCTCTCCTTTGACCCGTCGACCGGGAACACGACCTCGGCCCCGGTAGACTTGCCTATCCAGTTCCTCTGCATCACGAGGACCCTCTCGGGCCAGCCCTGGAGCTTGTATGTATGCTCAAGAAGCTCTTCAGCGTACGCGGTAATTTTAAAGAACCACTGCTCAAGCTCCTTCATCTCGACCGGCGAAGAGCACCTCCAGCAGCTTCCGTCCTCAACCTGCTCGTTTGCAAGGACAGTCGCGCACTCCGGGCACCAATTTACCGATGAACGCTTCTTGTAGGCTATCCCCTTCTCAAGGAGCTTAAGGAATATCCACTGGTTCCATTTATAGTACTCTGGCGAGCAGGTCGCCACCTCCCTGCCCCAGTCGTAACTCAAGCCCATGCGCTTGAGCTGGACGCGCATGTTGTCTATGTTCTCGTATGTCCATTTGGCTGGGTGTATGCCGTGCTGAATGGCAGCGTTCTCCGCTGGAAGGCCGAAGGAATCCCAGCCCATCGGGTGAAGGACGTTCTTCCCCCTCATCATGAGAAACCTCGCCAGCACGTCCCCGATGGAGTAGTTCCTCACGTGGCCCATGTGTATCTTGCCGGACGGATATGGGAACATCTCCAGGACATAGTACTTCGGAGAGCTTGTCTCCCCTGCGGAGAATGCCTTGTTCCTCTCCCACTCGGCCTGCCACCTGGCCTCTATCTCCTTGTGGCCGTATCTTTCGGACTTCTCAGCCATCTGCCCTCACTCGTAGAAAAATTTAACGATTTAAACAGGTTTTGTAACATATAAATGTAGCATTTTTCAAGGGCAAGGGGTTACTGGAAAACGAGCCCTGACGCAGAGGTCAGGGAAAAGAACAATTTTTAGAGGGAGCCTTATGACAAAAGCCACTTTCGCTCCCCTGCCCTTATCTGCTATCATCGTCCGGA
It includes:
- a CDS encoding leucine--tRNA ligase, yielding MAEKSERYGHKEIEARWQAEWERNKAFSAGETSSPKYYVLEMFPYPSGKIHMGHVRNYSIGDVLARFLMMRGKNVLHPMGWDSFGLPAENAAIQHGIHPAKWTYENIDNMRVQLKRMGLSYDWGREVATCSPEYYKWNQWIFLKLLEKGIAYKKRSSVNWCPECATVLANEQVEDGSCWRCSSPVEMKELEQWFFKITAYAEELLEHTYKLQGWPERVLVMQRNWIGKSTGAEVVFPVDGSKESIRVFTTRPDTLFGVTFMSLAPGHPAIERITTGERKADVERFVARARAEARDLRMNPEEVVKDGAFTGAFCVNPLTGEKVPVYVANFVLMEYGTGAVMAVPAHDQRDFEFAKKYGLPIKVVINPPGAALDPSTMDAAYVEPGIMVNSGPVDGTVSTGAMDAIIDLVEEKKAGKRTTTYRLRDWGISRQRYWGCPIPVIYCDKCGTVPVPFESLPVILPEDVMLTGKGLSPLASSESFVKTECPSCKGSARRETDTMDTFVDSSWYFLRYSSPQEKGLPFKKDEAGYWMPVDQYIGGIEHAVLHLLYARFFTKALRDLGLHEADEPFKNLLTQGMVCKEITRCPEHGYLYPEEVVEGKCKLCSKPVVIGAVEKMSKSKKNVIDPDRIISQYGADTTRLFSLFAAPPEKDLDWSEEGVEGSYRFLNRVWRLVVENSDLLTSALSWKPGEGLEGKAKELHATTHRTIRKVTQDIEERFHFNTAISSIMELVNALYQFQSTLDGKGHGTAEARVFKEAIEAVVLLLAPFAPHISEELWSRLGVTKPVYRTGWPAWSEEAVREDEIEIPVQVNGKVRSRLKVPAGAAEAEVKRIVMNDEKIKEIITGKDIRKFVYVQDKIVNMVVA
- a CDS encoding 30S ribosomal protein S20 produces the protein MANHASAIKRHKQSEKRRERNTSVKSTVRTAVKKVKDAVAAGKADEAKTSLSNAVSELGKAASKGVIHRNNASRKAARLSKLVNEKAK
- a CDS encoding DNA polymerase III subunit delta encodes the protein MALKPLYYLYGTDDYLVEEAFLKIKSEALTGGFASMNYHVYEGKGLASSDLVSTAQTMPAFAEWRLIAVKGAEGIKAAQEKELAEYVADPSPTTCLVFISNAAKLDKGSALVKALEAGGHTKALNRLSDTELLRWIKEEAVRQGKTIADAAARSLLEISGTRLRDIKGELDKIVLFAGEKRAIDENDVAESGLECREESIFNLSDAIGKKDVKEAFRVYEKLSDEEPIKVLGAIARQMRTLLKIKALLKKGTPVERIGGLTGLFPKYASDYIRRSKLFGETELASAILKLLAADTDLKTGRAPVATVLPRVIMELCGK